The nucleotide sequence CCTTCAGCTAACTCAGCCTCACTTTTTATCCGCTGCAAATCAAACCGCATCCGTTGCTGTTTATCTAACGCTTTTCTGTCATCCCTGATGGGATGAGAAGCGATGCGTTGAAAATGGCGGAATAGGTGAGGGTATTGCGGCATCACCTGCTCGCTGAGCGATAAGATGCCAAACAACTTACCTATGCGGATCACGCCTTCAGACAATTCACACCTATCTTCAATCACAGCTTGGGCGATATAACTGATATCCCCTAGTATTTGCTCTCGCTTAGCCTTGGCGGCGCTAGCGATTGCCAAAGCTTGCTGAGTGGCGTGCTGTTGCTGTTGGCGTAAGCGCCATAACAAGATAGCCGCATACGCGGCTAAAGGCACTATGATGGTGAATGCGGCAATGATCCAGATGCTATCCAACTAAGCCTCCTTGCAATTGATGCGATTTAGTCTTTATGACGAAACTGATCAAGTAACGACTCACCAGACTCAAACTGAGCTAGCAATTCATCATCATTAAGGGCTTTCTTCGGCGCTGGTGCTGCAAGTTCTTCATCATCAGTGATGCCTAATTTGATCATTAAGGCTTCAATCTTATTGAGTTGCTTATCCAGCCACTCTTGATCGGCCGCATTCAGATCGCGACCTTCTTCCAATGCATCCAGCAATTGGTTTAAGCGCGGATCTTCTTCAAGTTGCAACAGCTTTTGGTCATCGCTTAACTTTGGCTTAGGTGAAGCTTTCACGGCAGCAACATTGACTTTTTCAACGGCCGTTGGCAGAACTAAAGCCACAGGCTTTTTGCTGCCATGACGTGGATCTTTCTTGGTAGTTGAACCGTTTGCCACTTGCTCTAATAAAGTCTCATTGTGACGACTTCCGGTTTTATTACCGGTAACGCGTTTCTTTTTAGCGAGTTCACGCTCGGTTTTTTTCTGTCTTGGTGCCTTGGTTGGGGCGCAACCCAGACCACTGCGGGTTTTCTTGGAACGACTCATACTTTTCTCGACTACTGGTTTTGCCCAGCCTGTTTCAAATGCCAGGCCGAGATCAAAGGGCGGGATTTATACCAGATTCTGATGTTTTTTGCATCAGAATGAAATCATCTGCTGCAAATAATAACGTAAATCCACTATTTTCGGCTAAATAACTAAAGGTCTTGGCGTGGAAAAAGGCCACATGCGCGAGATTATTTTTGTAATGCCATTTTCCAAAGTCGGCATTATCACTCAACATGCGGGTACTTATCGCCAGCCAACCACCGGTTTTTAACAGGCGGCATAATAATGCCCACTCACGTTGTGGGTTTCTAAAGTGCTCAAATACTCGATAACAACAGATAAAATCATAACTGTGGCGCAAGACTTGGTGATTAGGAGCAATGAAGGGATCGTACTGCTCCAGTAAATGGCCTTGCTCAGTAATTATCTGCTGGCTGGCAGCATCGAGAATGCGACCGTAATTTAAACCATGCAATTGACTGGCGGTTAACTGATGGAGTTGATCGAGCAGAGGCAGCACAAAATTAGCTAATTGTTGTTGTTTTTTGGCTGGGCTTGGTTGGCTAAATCGTTGTTTCAATGCTTGTGGGGGAAGTTGGCTGCGGCCATCTGCAAATATCAAGCAACAGCGCGGACAACTATAGAAGCTGCGTTTCTTGTCTTGATAAAATATTGAGCATGATGAATTTTGGCAAAGTGGGCAGCTAAGCATTTACTATCAGTAAGTTATGTCACTATTGCAGGATTATACCAGTAAAGAGGTATCGGTATTGATAACTAATAAAATAAAAATGGCGGCAGTTGCCTGCCGCCATATAAAAATGTCAAAGACATATCAATTTGATTATCCAGTATCCATACTAGCTATGTGACTATCCCAGTCAAAATCCATCTGTTATTGTTTGCTTTCCATGCAATTATTTATAGTTTTTGGTCTTCCAGACACTTAATCTTGTAGCGCTTCAATGTTTCAATTGAAGATTCCCGTAGATGGTCTCAGCCATTTACTTATAGGTTGTCATCTATGACACTCAATCCAACCATCCCTGTTTAGTAACTTCTAGCGACATCTCGATTCAGCGAGGAAGAAAACAACGGTTTTCTAGCAAATTCAAATCCTTTAAATTTGCGCCCCTGCTTGAGTATTTGAATCCAATCTGGATTACCAAGAACACTCCGAAAAACTGACATCATTTGAAGATTTCGACCTAGATTACAAAGGGTAATCATCACTTATTATTATTTTATGTGAGTGGTCTTGAGTTTATTCTTATTATTAACTTTTATTTATTCTTATATCTTAAATGTATGTAATCGATATCAGTGCATGATTATAAGTATTAACATTCGCACTGCTGGGTTTGTATCGTTACGGGGCTCATTAAACCCAAATATGTGAGTATTGTCAAGCAATAGCGCTGCACGCTTTACGTTAACGTAAGCTTTAAGTAAATGAAAAGGGAGCAAGCGCTCCCTTTTTGTAGTCATTTCAATCATTAAGCTTTGTTCATTTAATTGTAGATATATAAGTCGATAATGCGTCGATATCTTGAGGAGATAATTTTTTTGCGATATCACGCATCATGCCATTCATATCATTATTTCTACTGCCATCATGAAACTTAGTTAGCTGAATTTTGATATAATTAGCATGTTGTCCGGCTAAGCTTGGGAAACCGGCTAATGCCATACCATTACCGTCTGGGCCATGACAAGCGATACAGGCAGTTATGCCCCGTGACATATCGCCACCTTTATACAAGGTTTCACCTAATGCCGGTGTTTCGATGGCTGGATTGGCAGTGATGGTCTGACTAGAGAAATAGGCAGATAAATCCTTTATATCTTCATCAGACAGGGCGGCAGCCATGCTACTCATGATAGGATCCATGCGGCCATTGGTACCGCCAGTTTGAGAAGCAGTACGGAATTCTTGTAATTGCTTTTGCAAATAGGTGGCATGTTGTTGGGCAATTTTAGGATACATGTTGATCATGCTGTTGCCGTCAACACCATGGCAGGCAGCACAGGTAATAGATTTGGCTTTGCCCGCCTCAACATTACCTTCAGCAATCGCAGAGGAAGATATAGTGGCGACTACAGACAGCGCTAGAGCTAACTTTTTCATGGCGTTCCAACTTCTTGTTAGTTTAATGTCCTGGTTCGAGAGACAGTCGTGTTAAAATGAGCTAACTGTGATCGAGCCTATATTTTACACGAAATTGTGGAAAAGTAAGCAATTCTTCAACTTTTATGACAAAAGTGATGCATCTACTGGAGTATTACGTGACAGATAATCAAATTGATTTTCGTAAAGCTAAGTTTCTTATCAGCGCTCCTGATATTGCCCACTTAGATAAACATTTACCGGGCGATACCGGTATCGAAATTGCCTTTGCTGGCCGCTCTAACGCCGGTAAGTCGAGCGCGTTAAATGCGCTGACTGAGCAAAAAAGCTTAGCAAGAACCAGTAAGACCCCAGGTCGCACTCAATTAATTAACGTGTTTGAGTTAGATGGCTATCGCCGTTTAGTGGATTTGCCGGGTTATGGTTTTGCCCAAGTGCCGTTAGCGCTGAAGAAAAAGTGGCAACATGCCTTGGGTGAGTACCTGCAGAAACGCGAATGTCTTAGCGGTGTCGTGGTGTTGATGGATATTCGCCACCCACTTAAAGATCTTGATATTCAAATGATTGAATGGGCTGTGGAAAGTGAAATCCCAGTATTAACTTTGCTGACTAAATCAGACAAGTTAGCCCAAAGTGCGCGTATGAAGACAGTCAATGAAGTGCGTGCCGCCTTAGCTGAGTTCGGTGATTGGGTTAATGTTGAACCATTCTCATCACTTAAAGGCACTGGTAAGCAAAAGGTATTATCGATTCTGAATGGTTGGTGCCATCCAGAAGGATGGGAAGAGTTTGAGCCAGAAGAGCAACAACTCTAATCGTTAGCTCTTAAATTAAAGTCTGCCGCGGCAGGCTTTTTTGCCAAAAAAAAGCCGATGACAATAGGGTCAGCGGCATAAAGTTAGCTCTTTTGGGGAGAAGCTAAAATTCAACAAGACTCAAGTTCTGGTGTTTCACAAATGATTCATTTGTTATCAACAGCGCTTAATGACCACAGCATAACTTGAAATTTAGCGGAATTAAAGTATTTACTCTAATTTTTTCAGGGCAAAAAAAAGCCTCAGCAATACAAAGATTGCTGAGGCGCCAGAATTTGGCTGTTCACTAAAAGTGAAATAAAGGTCTGAAAGATAGAACATCTTAACCTCTGTACCCTACGCCGAGAATAATACTGGATTAATCATATTTTGAAAAACTGTTTTTTGCTCAATGACACAATAATGTGATGCCGATCGCGTCTCTCGCTGTTTTTATCAGCAGTTTTTGATCTAAAAATTACATAAAAAAAGAAGATGTCACCGAATGATGACATCTTCTTTTCATGAGCTCTTGGGTGAATTTTAATCAATCCCGTCGCAAGAGCTTGGGATACCTCAAACTGGGTAGCCCTTTTGGAGGGAGCGTTTACCTCACACTTGGTAATTTATTTTCGTAACTTAGTTGCTACGGCAGGCATCGCAAGTGAAGGCTTGAGTGAGCTTAGTGGGCTTCATCCCAGTTATTACCAATACCGGCTTCTGCCAGTAACGGCACATCAAGATTGGCCGCCGTTGCCATCAATTGGCAAATCTTGTCTTTTAGGGTTTCAGCCTGCGCCGCATCAACTTCAAAGACTAATTCATCGTGAACTTGCATTAGCATGGATATTTCTCCATGGGTATGCTCGTTAATCCATTGATCGACCGTGATCATGGCACGCTTGATGATATCGGCCGCAGTGCCTTGCATCGGCGCGTTAATTGCGGCGCGTTCTGCGCCTTGTCGGCGCATGGCGTTACGAGCGTTAATTTCGGGTAAATATAAGCGTCGCCCAAGCAAGGTTGAAACGTAGCCTTGCTCTGCCGCTATGGCGCGGGTTTCTTCCATATAGCGCAGCACCCCAGGATAGCGGGCAAAATAAGTATCAATATAGGTTTGCGCTTCTGCGCGGGGAATATCTAACTGCTTAGCTAACCCAAAGGCTGACATACCGTAAATCAAGCCAAAGTTAACTGCTTTCGCGCGGCGTCTTTGCTCTGTGGTGACAGTTTCAAACGCGACATCAAATACTTCGGCAGCGGTTGCGCGGTGAATATCTTTTCCTTGCGCAAACGCGCTGAGTAAACCGGCATCTTGCGATAAGTGCGCCATGATTCTGAGCTCGATTTGCGAGTAATCGGCAGCCAGAATTTTTTTACCTTCAGGGGCGATAAATGCCTGGCGAATGCGGCGACCTTCAGCGGTACGAATAGGGATATTTTGTAAGTTAGGCTCGCTTGACGATAAACGGCCAGTGGCAGCATTGGCTTGATGATAGCTAGTATGCACGCGGCCCGTTTTAGCATTCACCATCATCGGCAGCTTATCGGTATAAGTGCTCTTTAACTTAGATAGACTGCGATGTTTTAACAAGATTTTCGGTAGCGGATAATCCAAAGACAGCTCGACTAATACTTCCTCGGCAGTGGATGGCGCGCCCTTAGGAGTTTTCTTGATGACGGGATAACCCAGCTTTTCAAAGAAGATAGTCTGCAGCTGTTTAGTTGAGCTTAAATTAAACACTTCGCCTGCCAGTTCATGGGCATCTTGCTCTAACTTATCAATTTTACGGGTTAGCTCTTCACTTTGCTGCGCCAATAATAAGCTGTCAATTAATACGCCGCGACGCTCCATGGCTGACAACACAGGAACTAATGGCATTTCTAAGTCGAGCAATACCCTATCTAGACTGGTTTCTTTCGCCAGTCTTGGCCACAAATGCTGATGCAAGCGCAAGGTGATATCAGCGTCTTCTGCAGCGTAAGTGGCGGCTTGCTCTAATGGAATTTGATTGAAAGTGAGCTGCTTAGCGCCTTTACCGGCAACTTCTTCAAAACTTATGTTGTTATGACCTAAATACTTGAGGGCCAAGCTATCCATGTCGTGGCGAGTCGCCACTGAGTTAAAGACATAAGACTCGAGCATAGTGTCAAATTTAACGCCTTGCAGCGTAATGCCAGCATTAGCGAGCACGCTCATGTCGTATTTTAAATTTTGCCCGACTTTATGAATGGCTGGGTCTTCCAATAGCGGCTTAAGCTGGGCTAATACTTGCTGCTTATCTAACTGAGTCGGCGCGCCTTCATAATCATGGCCTAATGGCAGATAAGCAGCTTCGCCCGCGGTAATCGCAAAGGATAATCCCACCAACTGAGCTTGCATATAATCAAGGCTAGTGGTTTCTGTATCTATGGCGACAAGCTCTGCTTGCTTGATTTTTTCAATCCAAGTATCAAGCTGCGCTTGGGTTAATAAGGTTTCATATTGAGTAGTGATGATAGGTGCGACTTCAGCTTCTTCAGCAGCTGTTGCTAGCGCCACAGCGCTGGCACTAGTTGATGTAGGCGGGCGCGTATCGAGCACTTCAGCCAACCAGCGCTTAAATTCCATGTCAGTAAAATACTGAGCTAAGGCTTGCTTGTCTTCATCTTGGCGCTCAAGTTGCTGCCAAGTTTGCTCCATAGGAACATCTATTTTAATGGTGGCAAGCTCATAAGACAGTTGCAGCATAGCGGCGTTGTCTTTGATTTTGGCGGGCATAGTTTTAGCGCCGCGAAAACCAAGGGTTGCCACAGCATCTGGGTCGCGCAGCAGGTTAGCGACACTGCCGGCACCAGTAATAAGGGCTACTGCCGTTTTTTCACCGACGCCAGGTAAGCCTGGAATGTTATCAGCCTTATCACCCATTAATGCCAGCAAATCTATGATCCTATCGGGACCCACGCCAAATTTTTCAGTGACTTCGAGCGGTCCCATCACAGTATC is from Shewanella sp. SNU WT4 and encodes:
- a CDS encoding DUF2489 domain-containing protein, translated to MDSIWIIAAFTIIVPLAAYAAILLWRLRQQQQHATQQALAIASAAKAKREQILGDISYIAQAVIEDRCELSEGVIRIGKLFGILSLSEQVMPQYPHLFRHFQRIASHPIRDDRKALDKQQRMRFDLQRIKSEAELAEGIMQEIQQIALHPLPKSH
- the yihI gene encoding Der GTPase-activating protein YihI: MSRSKKTRSGLGCAPTKAPRQKKTERELAKKKRVTGNKTGSRHNETLLEQVANGSTTKKDPRHGSKKPVALVLPTAVEKVNVAAVKASPKPKLSDDQKLLQLEEDPRLNQLLDALEEGRDLNAADQEWLDKQLNKIEALMIKLGITDDEELAAPAPKKALNDDELLAQFESGESLLDQFRHKD
- a CDS encoding methyltransferase domain-containing protein, whose protein sequence is MLSCPLCQNSSCSIFYQDKKRSFYSCPRCCLIFADGRSQLPPQALKQRFSQPSPAKKQQQLANFVLPLLDQLHQLTASQLHGLNYGRILDAASQQIITEQGHLLEQYDPFIAPNHQVLRHSYDFICCYRVFEHFRNPQREWALLCRLLKTGGWLAISTRMLSDNADFGKWHYKNNLAHVAFFHAKTFSYLAENSGFTLLFAADDFILMQKTSESGINPAL
- a CDS encoding c-type cytochrome, with protein sequence MKKLALALSVVATISSSAIAEGNVEAGKAKSITCAACHGVDGNSMINMYPKIAQQHATYLQKQLQEFRTASQTGGTNGRMDPIMSSMAAALSDEDIKDLSAYFSSQTITANPAIETPALGETLYKGGDMSRGITACIACHGPDGNGMALAGFPSLAGQHANYIKIQLTKFHDGSRNNDMNGMMRDIAKKLSPQDIDALSTYISTIK
- the yihA gene encoding ribosome biogenesis GTP-binding protein YihA/YsxC, with translation MTDNQIDFRKAKFLISAPDIAHLDKHLPGDTGIEIAFAGRSNAGKSSALNALTEQKSLARTSKTPGRTQLINVFELDGYRRLVDLPGYGFAQVPLALKKKWQHALGEYLQKRECLSGVVVLMDIRHPLKDLDIQMIEWAVESEIPVLTLLTKSDKLAQSARMKTVNEVRAALAEFGDWVNVEPFSSLKGTGKQKVLSILNGWCHPEGWEEFEPEEQQL
- the polA gene encoding DNA polymerase I, with amino-acid sequence MATISDNPLVLIDGSSYLYRAYYAPPHLTNSKGEATGAVYGVVNMLRSLLRQYSPSHIAVVFDAKGKTFRNDMYSEYKAQRPPMPDDLRSQIEPLHKIIKAMGLPLISITGVEADDVIGTLASQACAEGRATLISTGDKDMAQLVSDNVILINTMTDTVMGPLEVTEKFGVGPDRIIDLLALMGDKADNIPGLPGVGEKTAVALITGAGSVANLLRDPDAVATLGFRGAKTMPAKIKDNAAMLQLSYELATIKIDVPMEQTWQQLERQDEDKQALAQYFTDMEFKRWLAEVLDTRPPTSTSASAVALATAAEEAEVAPIITTQYETLLTQAQLDTWIEKIKQAELVAIDTETTSLDYMQAQLVGLSFAITAGEAAYLPLGHDYEGAPTQLDKQQVLAQLKPLLEDPAIHKVGQNLKYDMSVLANAGITLQGVKFDTMLESYVFNSVATRHDMDSLALKYLGHNNISFEEVAGKGAKQLTFNQIPLEQAATYAAEDADITLRLHQHLWPRLAKETSLDRVLLDLEMPLVPVLSAMERRGVLIDSLLLAQQSEELTRKIDKLEQDAHELAGEVFNLSSTKQLQTIFFEKLGYPVIKKTPKGAPSTAEEVLVELSLDYPLPKILLKHRSLSKLKSTYTDKLPMMVNAKTGRVHTSYHQANAATGRLSSSEPNLQNIPIRTAEGRRIRQAFIAPEGKKILAADYSQIELRIMAHLSQDAGLLSAFAQGKDIHRATAAEVFDVAFETVTTEQRRRAKAVNFGLIYGMSAFGLAKQLDIPRAEAQTYIDTYFARYPGVLRYMEETRAIAAEQGYVSTLLGRRLYLPEINARNAMRRQGAERAAINAPMQGTAADIIKRAMITVDQWINEHTHGEISMLMQVHDELVFEVDAAQAETLKDKICQLMATAANLDVPLLAEAGIGNNWDEAH